One Bacillus amyloliquefaciens DSM 7 = ATCC 23350 DNA window includes the following coding sequences:
- a CDS encoding M4 family metallopeptidase gives MGLGKKLSVAVAASFMSLTISLPGVQAAENPQLKENLTNFVPKHSLVQSELPSVSDKAIKQYLKQNGKVFKGNPSERLKLIDQTTDDLGYKHFRYVPVVNGVPVKDSQVIIHVDKSNNVYAINGELNNDVSAKTANSKKLSANQALDHAYKAIGKSPEAVSNGTVANKNKAELKAAATKDGKYRLAYDVTIRYIEPEPANWEVTVDAETGKILKKQNKVEHAATTGTGTTLKGKTVSLNISSESGKYVLRDLSKPTGTQIITYDLQNREYNLPGTLVSSTTNQFTTSSQRAAVDAHYNLGKVYDYFYQKFNRNSYDNKGGKIVSSVHYGSRYNNAAWIGDQMIYGDGDGSFFSPLSGSMDVTAHEMTHGVTQETANLNYENQPGALNESFSDVFGYFNDTEDWDIGEDITVSQPALRSLSNPTKYGQPDNFKNYKNLPNTDAGDYGGVHTNSGIPNKAAYNTITKIGVNKAEQIYYRALTVYLTPSSTFKDAKAALIQSARDLYGSQDAASVEAAWNAVGL, from the coding sequence GTGGGTTTAGGTAAGAAATTGTCTGTTGCTGTCGCCGCTTCCTTTATGAGTTTAACCATCAGTCTGCCGGGTGTTCAGGCCGCTGAGAATCCTCAGCTTAAAGAAAACCTGACGAATTTTGTACCGAAGCATTCTTTGGTGCAATCAGAATTGCCTTCTGTCAGTGACAAAGCTATCAAGCAATACTTGAAACAAAACGGCAAAGTCTTTAAAGGCAATCCTTCTGAAAGATTGAAGCTGATTGACCAAACGACCGATGATCTCGGCTACAAGCACTTCCGTTATGTGCCTGTCGTAAACGGTGTGCCTGTGAAAGACTCTCAAGTCATTATTCACGTCGATAAATCCAACAACGTCTATGCGATTAACGGTGAATTAAACAACGATGTTTCCGCCAAAACGGCAAACAGCAAAAAATTATCTGCAAATCAGGCGCTGGATCATGCTTATAAAGCGATCGGCAAATCACCTGAAGCCGTTTCTAACGGAACCGTTGCAAACAAAAACAAAGCCGAGCTGAAAGCAGCAGCCACAAAAGACGGCAAATACCGCCTCGCCTATGATGTAACCATCCGCTACATCGAACCGGAACCTGCAAACTGGGAAGTAACCGTTGATGCGGAAACAGGAAAAATCCTGAAAAAGCAAAACAAAGTGGAGCATGCCGCCACAACCGGAACAGGTACGACTCTTAAAGGAAAAACGGTCTCATTAAATATTTCTTCTGAAAGCGGCAAATATGTGCTGCGCGATCTTTCTAAACCTACCGGAACACAAATTATTACGTACGATCTGCAAAACCGCGAGTATAACCTGCCGGGCACACTCGTATCCAGCACCACAAACCAGTTTACAACTTCTTCTCAGCGCGCTGCCGTTGATGCGCATTACAACCTCGGCAAAGTGTATGATTATTTCTATCAGAAGTTTAATCGCAACAGCTACGACAATAAAGGCGGCAAGATCGTATCCTCCGTTCATTACGGCAGCAGATACAATAACGCAGCCTGGATCGGCGACCAAATGATTTACGGTGACGGCGACGGTTCATTCTTCTCACCTCTTTCCGGTTCAATGGACGTAACCGCTCATGAAATGACACATGGCGTTACACAGGAAACAGCCAACCTGAACTACGAAAATCAGCCGGGCGCTTTAAACGAATCCTTCTCTGATGTATTCGGGTACTTCAACGATACTGAGGACTGGGATATCGGTGAAGATATTACGGTCAGCCAGCCGGCTCTCCGCAGCTTATCCAATCCGACAAAATACGGACAGCCTGATAATTTCAAAAATTACAAAAACCTTCCGAACACTGATGCCGGCGACTACGGCGGCGTGCATACAAACAGCGGAATCCCGAACAAAGCCGCTTACAATACGATTACAAAAATCGGCGTGAACAAAGCGGAGCAGATTTACTATCGTGCTCTGACGGTATACCTCACTCCGTCATCAACTTTTAAAGATGCAAAAGCCGCTTTGATTCAATCTGCGCGGGACCTTTACGGCTCTCAAGATGCTGCAAGCGTAGAAGCTGCCTGGAATGCAGTCGGATTGTAA
- a CDS encoding anti-sigma factor family protein: MTCCLVRDLLPLYIEGDCETETERYISRHLEACSECGSLYHMMKEPLDLGSAEMKASACYEEEERRFRERYYGRLLTKAACLFGAVLLIMLALKLLI; the protein is encoded by the coding sequence ATGACTTGCTGTTTAGTGAGAGATTTACTCCCTTTATATATTGAAGGCGATTGTGAAACAGAAACAGAGCGGTATATTTCCCGCCATCTTGAAGCATGCAGTGAGTGCGGAAGTTTATATCATATGATGAAGGAACCGCTTGACTTAGGCAGTGCGGAGATGAAGGCGTCCGCCTGTTATGAAGAGGAAGAAAGACGCTTCCGGGAACGGTATTACGGGAGGCTGCTGACAAAAGCCGCCTGCTTGTTCGGTGCTGTACTTCTCATCATGCTGGCCCTTAAATTGCTGATTTAA
- a CDS encoding YlaF family protein, whose translation MKKLNWLLLLFAFAAVFSMMLIGVSIAEKSAWGIIGSIVLVIAMMGSGFTVKKKMREQGLLD comes from the coding sequence ATGAAAAAATTGAATTGGCTCTTATTATTATTTGCATTCGCAGCAGTCTTCAGCATGATGCTGATCGGCGTATCAATCGCTGAAAAAAGCGCATGGGGCATCATCGGAAGCATTGTTCTCGTTATCGCCATGATGGGAAGCGGTTTCACCGTAAAGAAAAAAATGCGCGAACAGGGACTGCTTGATTAA
- the typA gene encoding translational GTPase TypA → MKLRNDLRNIAIIAHVDHGKTTLVDQLLHQAGTFRANENIAERAMDSNDLERERGITILAKNTAINYKDTRINILDTPGHADFGGEVERIMKMVDGVLLVVDAYEGCMPQTRFVLKKALEQNLNPVVVVNKIDRDFARPEEVIDEVLDLFIELDANEEQLEFPVVYASAINGTASLDPKKQDENMESLYETILEHVPAPVDNAEEPLQFQVALLDYNDYVGRIGIGRVFRGTMKVGQQVSLMKLDGTVKSFRVTKIFGFQGLKRVEIEEARAGDLVAVSGMEDINVGETVCPADHHEPLPVLRIDEPTLQMTFVVNNSPFAGREGKYVTARKIEERLNAQLQTDVSLRVEPTASPDAWVVSGRGELHLSILIENMRREGYELQVSKPEVIIKEIDGVSCEPVERVQIDVPEEHTGSVMESMGARKGEMLDMINNGNGQVRLIFTVPSRGLIGYSTEFLSLTRGFGILNHTFDSYQPMQKGQVGGRRQGVLVSMENGKATSYGIQGIEDRGVIFVEPGTEVYEGMIVGEHNRDNDLVVNVSKMKQQTNVRSATKDQTTTIKKARIMSLEESLEYLNEDEYCEVTPESIRLRKKILNKNEREKAAKKKKTAGMS, encoded by the coding sequence GTGAAACTTCGAAACGATCTTCGCAATATCGCGATTATTGCCCACGTTGACCATGGGAAAACGACTTTGGTAGACCAATTGCTTCACCAAGCCGGAACATTCCGTGCCAACGAAAATATTGCCGAACGCGCAATGGATTCAAACGATCTTGAACGTGAACGCGGTATTACAATTCTCGCGAAGAATACTGCGATTAACTATAAAGATACACGCATTAATATTTTGGACACTCCGGGACACGCCGACTTCGGCGGAGAGGTAGAACGGATTATGAAAATGGTTGACGGCGTTCTGTTAGTCGTTGACGCATATGAAGGCTGTATGCCGCAAACCCGTTTCGTACTGAAAAAAGCCCTTGAGCAGAACTTAAATCCTGTTGTCGTTGTAAACAAAATCGACCGTGATTTCGCCCGTCCGGAAGAAGTCATCGATGAAGTGCTTGATTTGTTCATCGAGCTTGACGCAAACGAGGAACAGCTTGAGTTCCCTGTCGTGTACGCTTCCGCGATTAACGGAACGGCGAGTCTGGACCCGAAAAAGCAGGACGAAAACATGGAATCACTTTATGAAACGATTCTTGAACATGTCCCTGCGCCGGTTGACAACGCTGAAGAGCCTCTGCAATTCCAAGTGGCGCTTCTTGATTACAATGATTATGTCGGCCGTATCGGTATCGGCCGCGTTTTCCGCGGTACGATGAAAGTCGGCCAGCAGGTTTCATTAATGAAGCTTGACGGAACGGTGAAATCATTCCGCGTAACGAAAATCTTCGGCTTCCAAGGATTGAAACGCGTGGAAATTGAAGAAGCGAGAGCGGGAGACCTCGTTGCCGTATCCGGAATGGAGGACATCAACGTCGGTGAAACGGTTTGTCCGGCTGACCACCATGAGCCGCTGCCGGTTCTGCGCATTGATGAGCCTACGCTTCAAATGACATTTGTCGTAAACAACAGCCCGTTTGCAGGCCGTGAAGGCAAATATGTCACAGCCCGTAAAATTGAAGAGCGTCTGAACGCCCAGCTTCAAACAGACGTCAGTCTGCGTGTTGAACCGACTGCATCGCCTGACGCATGGGTTGTTTCAGGACGCGGTGAGCTTCACCTGTCCATTCTAATTGAAAACATGCGACGCGAAGGCTATGAGCTTCAAGTGTCTAAACCTGAAGTTATCATTAAGGAAATCGACGGCGTAAGCTGCGAGCCTGTTGAGCGCGTGCAGATTGACGTGCCTGAAGAGCATACCGGTTCTGTTATGGAATCAATGGGTGCGAGAAAAGGCGAAATGCTTGATATGATTAATAACGGAAACGGCCAGGTCCGTCTGATCTTTACCGTACCTTCTCGCGGACTCATCGGTTATTCTACTGAGTTTCTGTCACTGACACGCGGTTTCGGTATCCTGAACCACACGTTTGACAGCTATCAGCCGATGCAAAAAGGCCAAGTCGGAGGCCGCCGTCAGGGTGTGCTCGTTTCCATGGAAAACGGAAAAGCGACATCTTACGGAATTCAAGGTATTGAAGACCGCGGCGTCATCTTCGTTGAGCCGGGCACAGAAGTATATGAAGGCATGATTGTCGGCGAACATAACCGTGACAATGACCTTGTCGTCAATGTCAGCAAAATGAAACAGCAGACAAACGTCCGTTCCGCAACGAAGGACCAAACGACTACGATTAAGAAAGCGCGCATTATGTCGCTTGAAGAATCACTCGAGTACTTAAACGAGGATGAATACTGTGAAGTAACACCGGAATCCATCCGTTTAAGAAAGAAAATCCTGAACAAAAACGAACGTGAAAAAGCGGCGAAAAAGAAAAAAACAGCAGGAATGTCTTAA
- a CDS encoding YlaH-like family protein: protein MNEVSERLSFFAALYQVDEHPLTGMWLLYGTIVVLSVIVFKLGFAKRLPVLKAAAVYLFLMLGCTVLTFFGVFLPVGEGLVVAALILIIYKIRLHQSKKNQSAKPQ from the coding sequence TTGAATGAAGTAAGTGAACGGCTGTCGTTCTTTGCTGCTCTTTACCAAGTGGATGAGCATCCGCTGACGGGAATGTGGCTGTTATACGGAACGATCGTCGTGCTTTCGGTGATTGTATTTAAACTCGGCTTTGCCAAACGGCTGCCGGTTTTAAAGGCTGCGGCAGTTTATCTCTTTCTCATGCTCGGCTGCACCGTGCTGACTTTTTTCGGTGTGTTTCTGCCGGTCGGAGAAGGTCTGGTTGTCGCTGCCTTGATTTTGATCATTTACAAAATCCGTCTGCACCAGTCCAAAAAGAACCAGTCAGCTAAACCGCAATAA
- a CDS encoding YlaI family protein yields MRVKCSICDKIEQIDDETLTAKRLRNRPIHTYMCQECHDRIKVKTEARLNTGHFSFHPGQKTKKDKIKK; encoded by the coding sequence ATGAGAGTAAAATGTTCCATTTGCGACAAAATTGAACAAATTGATGATGAAACACTGACAGCCAAACGCCTCCGCAATCGTCCGATTCATACATATATGTGCCAAGAATGCCATGACCGAATCAAAGTCAAAACAGAGGCGCGGCTGAATACCGGACACTTCTCCTTTCATCCAGGGCAAAAAACGAAAAAAGATAAAATAAAAAAATGA
- a CDS encoding YhcN/YlaJ family sporulation lipoprotein — protein MRILFIIIQALFILTGCTAVQDGRERNIRNESTDQREAKPIHVKNTAPETAENPGRTDIAKHLVEVTEKIPGITDATAVVLGRYSVVGIDVYDNLERSKVESIKYTVAQALKNDPYGANAVVVADPDTVSRLRGMASDIKAGRPVSGILDELAAIVGRVMPEVPNDVTDNEKESPTKSNDDQLNERDQKKLQNEQNDQSDHHMKNRQ, from the coding sequence GTGCGAATTCTTTTCATTATCATACAAGCGTTGTTTATTCTGACCGGCTGTACCGCTGTACAGGACGGCCGTGAACGCAATATCCGGAACGAATCGACCGATCAGCGCGAAGCAAAACCGATTCATGTAAAAAATACAGCTCCTGAGACAGCTGAAAATCCCGGTCGGACGGATATCGCAAAGCATCTCGTCGAGGTAACCGAAAAAATCCCCGGCATTACAGATGCCACCGCGGTTGTACTCGGGAGATACTCCGTTGTCGGGATCGATGTGTATGACAATTTAGAAAGGAGCAAAGTGGAAAGCATTAAATACACCGTTGCCCAGGCGTTAAAAAATGATCCTTACGGCGCCAATGCCGTTGTCGTGGCTGATCCTGATACAGTTTCCCGCCTGAGGGGCATGGCTAGTGATATTAAAGCCGGCCGGCCCGTTTCAGGCATTTTGGACGAACTTGCTGCAATCGTCGGACGCGTTATGCCGGAAGTCCCGAATGATGTGACCGACAATGAAAAAGAATCACCGACTAAATCGAATGATGACCAGCTGAACGAAAGAGATCAGAAGAAGCTGCAAAACGAACAGAACGATCAATCAGATCATCATATGAAAAACCGCCAGTAA
- a CDS encoding PhoH family protein, producing the protein MSKIYVLDTNVLLQDPNAIFSFEENEVVIPAVVLEEVDSKKRYMDEVGRNARHVSKLIDGLREKGRLHEKVPLESGGTLRIELNHRSFHQLQEIFIEKTNDNRILAVAKNLSLEEETKENGRLVILVSKDVLVRVKADAIGLLAEDFLNDRVVDHDEIYSGYKDVFMNKERFASFYKNKQISVKELQQHQVYPNQFMLMKDELGGSSSAVGMTDKKGENVKRLVFDDEHVWGIRPKNVQQTMALELLLREDIPLVTLIGKAGTGKTLLALAAGLLQTEDLGIYKKLIVARPIVPVGKDIGYLPGEKEEKLKPWMQPIFDNLEFLFNAKKPGELEAILAGIGSIQVEALTYIRGRSIPDQFIIIDEAQNLTRHEVKTLLTRVGEGSKIVLMGDPEQIDHPYLDSLNNGLAYVVERFKGQTVSGSVKLVKGERSGLAQLAADLL; encoded by the coding sequence TTGAGTAAAATTTATGTGTTAGATACGAATGTACTTTTGCAGGATCCTAACGCCATTTTTTCCTTTGAAGAAAACGAAGTTGTCATCCCTGCCGTCGTGCTGGAAGAGGTCGATTCAAAAAAGCGGTATATGGACGAGGTCGGGAGAAATGCGAGGCACGTATCTAAGCTGATAGACGGGCTCAGGGAGAAAGGAAGGCTGCACGAAAAGGTTCCGCTGGAAAGCGGAGGAACGCTCAGAATTGAATTGAACCATCGGTCATTTCATCAGCTTCAGGAAATTTTTATCGAAAAAACGAATGATAACCGCATTTTGGCGGTGGCAAAGAATTTAAGCCTTGAGGAGGAAACGAAAGAAAACGGCCGCCTCGTCATTCTGGTCAGCAAGGATGTGCTTGTCAGGGTAAAGGCGGATGCCATCGGACTTTTGGCAGAGGACTTTTTAAACGACAGAGTCGTTGACCATGATGAGATATATAGCGGGTACAAAGATGTATTTATGAATAAAGAGCGGTTTGCCTCGTTTTATAAAAACAAACAAATTTCAGTCAAGGAGCTTCAGCAGCATCAGGTTTATCCGAATCAGTTTATGCTGATGAAAGATGAATTAGGAGGATCTTCGTCTGCGGTGGGCATGACAGATAAGAAAGGAGAGAACGTAAAAAGACTCGTCTTTGATGATGAGCACGTATGGGGGATCAGGCCGAAGAACGTTCAGCAGACAATGGCGCTTGAACTTCTGCTGAGGGAAGATATCCCGCTTGTCACCCTGATCGGAAAAGCGGGAACGGGAAAAACCTTGCTTGCTCTCGCTGCGGGGCTTTTACAGACGGAGGATCTCGGTATTTATAAAAAACTGATTGTCGCGCGTCCCATCGTTCCGGTGGGGAAGGACATCGGATATTTGCCGGGCGAAAAAGAGGAAAAACTCAAGCCGTGGATGCAGCCGATCTTTGATAATCTTGAATTTTTGTTCAATGCGAAAAAGCCGGGTGAACTTGAAGCGATTTTGGCAGGCATCGGATCAATTCAGGTTGAGGCTCTGACATACATTCGGGGACGAAGCATTCCGGATCAGTTTATTATTATTGATGAGGCTCAGAATTTGACGAGGCACGAGGTCAAAACGCTTTTGACACGGGTTGGAGAAGGCAGCAAAATTGTCTTGATGGGCGATCCGGAGCAAATAGATCACCCATATTTAGACAGTTTGAACAACGGACTTGCTTACGTCGTAGAGCGGTTTAAAGGACAAACCGTCTCCGGCAGCGTGAAGCTTGTGAAAGGCGAAAGATCCGGCCTTGCACAGCTTGCGGCCGATTTGTTATAG
- the glsA gene encoding glutaminase A, giving the protein MVCRHYQELDAFVQEAKKKTGEGKVADYIPALAESGQDSLSVTIYHAENTCLTAGDADRTFTLQSISKVLSLALVLMDYGKEKVFSCVGQEPTGDPFNSMIKLETVNPGKPLNPMINAGALVVTSLIKGHSPKDRLNYLLGFIRRLANNQEITYCRHVAESEFSSSMINRAMCYYMKQYGIFKGDVEEVMDLYTKQCAIKMSSLDLAKIGCVFALDGKHPETGEQVIKKDVARICKTFMVTCGMYNASGEFAIKVGIPAKSGVSGGIMGISPYNFGIGIFGPALDEKGNSIAGVKLLEIMSEKYRLSYFLKHFLS; this is encoded by the coding sequence ATGGTATGCCGGCATTACCAGGAGCTGGACGCATTCGTTCAAGAAGCGAAAAAAAAGACCGGAGAAGGCAAAGTGGCAGACTATATTCCGGCTCTGGCTGAATCAGGGCAAGACAGCCTTTCGGTCACGATTTATCATGCGGAAAATACATGTCTGACGGCAGGCGACGCCGACCGGACATTTACGCTGCAGAGCATTTCGAAGGTGCTTTCTCTGGCGCTCGTACTGATGGATTACGGAAAGGAAAAGGTATTCAGCTGCGTGGGGCAGGAGCCGACCGGCGACCCGTTTAATTCTATGATTAAGCTTGAGACAGTGAATCCGGGCAAGCCTTTAAATCCGATGATTAATGCGGGAGCTCTCGTCGTTACGAGTTTAATTAAGGGGCATTCGCCGAAAGACCGGCTGAATTATCTGCTCGGATTCATCAGAAGACTTGCGAATAATCAGGAAATTACATACTGCAGACATGTCGCAGAATCGGAATTCAGTTCATCCATGATCAATCGGGCAATGTGTTATTACATGAAGCAATATGGCATTTTTAAAGGCGATGTTGAAGAGGTTATGGATTTGTATACAAAACAGTGCGCGATTAAGATGAGCAGTCTTGATTTAGCCAAAATCGGCTGCGTATTCGCACTTGACGGCAAGCATCCGGAAACCGGGGAGCAGGTCATTAAAAAAGATGTGGCGAGAATCTGCAAGACGTTTATGGTGACATGCGGCATGTACAATGCGAGCGGTGAATTCGCAATCAAGGTCGGCATTCCCGCAAAAAGCGGCGTTTCGGGAGGCATCATGGGCATTTCGCCGTATAATTTCGGAATCGGTATATTTGGCCCGGCGCTTGATGAAAAAGGCAACAGCATCGCGGGTGTGAAGCTTTTGGAAATCATGTCTGAGAAATACAGGCTGAGTTATTTTTTGAAACATTTTTTATCATAA
- a CDS encoding YlaN family protein: MASEIIVDHQQKAFELLKLDAEKILKLIRVQMDNLTMPQCPLYEEVLDTQMFGLSREIDFAVRLGLVDENDGKELLDRLERELSALHDAFTGK; this comes from the coding sequence TTGGCTTCAGAGATTATAGTTGACCATCAGCAGAAGGCATTCGAGCTGTTGAAGCTGGATGCTGAGAAGATTTTGAAGCTGATCCGAGTACAAATGGATAACTTAACGATGCCTCAATGTCCTCTGTACGAAGAGGTCTTGGATACTCAGATGTTCGGACTGTCGAGGGAAATCGATTTTGCTGTCCGCCTGGGATTAGTTGATGAAAACGACGGAAAAGAACTGCTGGACAGACTTGAAAGAGAACTGTCTGCTTTGCATGACGCGTTTACAGGAAAATAA
- a CDS encoding FtsW/RodA/SpoVE family cell cycle protein, whose protein sequence is MFKRMLKSYDYSLICAIILLCSFGLVMVYSSSMITAVMRYGVSSDYFFKRQLFAVIAGLVLFIIAAVFPYKVFAHQKIQKIILLASVAALCALFVFGHVAGNAQSWFKIGGMAIQPGEFVKLTLILYLAAVYAKKQSYIDQLLTGVAPPVIVTVVICALIAIQPDFGTAMIIGLIAFCVIMCSGFSGKTLLKLVLLAGIVLLLVSPIIYLKWDDILTPGRMSRFESLENPFKYASTSGLQIINSYYAIGSGGFFGLGLGESIQKYGYLPESHTDFIMAVISEELGIFGVLFVIVLLAFIVLKGFYIARKCEDPFGSLLAIGISSMIAIQTFINLGGVSGLIPITGVPLPFISYGGSSMFLLLTSAGILVNVSMHVKYSEKKKKREPIPSKGVKRRQAEKTVYL, encoded by the coding sequence ATGTTTAAAAGAATGTTAAAATCTTACGATTATTCATTGATATGCGCTATCATTCTGCTGTGCAGTTTCGGATTGGTAATGGTATACAGCTCAAGCATGATTACCGCTGTTATGCGTTACGGCGTGAGCAGCGACTATTTTTTTAAACGGCAGCTGTTCGCCGTCATTGCAGGGCTCGTGCTGTTTATCATCGCGGCCGTTTTTCCGTACAAAGTGTTTGCCCATCAAAAGATTCAGAAAATAATACTGCTTGCGTCAGTGGCTGCGCTGTGCGCGCTGTTTGTTTTCGGACATGTTGCCGGAAACGCGCAAAGCTGGTTTAAAATCGGCGGAATGGCCATTCAGCCGGGGGAATTTGTCAAGCTGACCCTGATTCTGTATCTTGCCGCGGTGTACGCGAAGAAACAAAGCTACATCGATCAGCTTTTGACAGGAGTTGCGCCGCCGGTGATCGTTACCGTCGTCATTTGTGCGCTTATCGCCATTCAGCCTGACTTCGGAACGGCGATGATTATCGGTCTAATCGCGTTTTGCGTCATTATGTGCTCGGGATTCAGCGGAAAGACGCTGCTGAAACTGGTTCTCCTGGCGGGAATCGTATTACTCCTTGTCAGCCCGATCATCTATCTGAAATGGGATGATATTTTGACACCCGGGCGCATGAGCCGGTTTGAAAGCCTTGAAAATCCGTTTAAATACGCCAGCACATCAGGCCTGCAGATTATAAATTCGTATTATGCGATCGGCTCAGGCGGCTTTTTCGGCCTCGGTCTCGGAGAAAGCATTCAAAAATACGGATATCTGCCGGAGTCGCATACAGACTTTATTATGGCGGTTATTTCAGAGGAGCTCGGTATATTCGGCGTCCTGTTCGTCATTGTGCTGCTTGCTTTTATCGTGTTAAAAGGCTTTTATATTGCGAGAAAATGTGAAGATCCGTTCGGGAGCCTCTTGGCAATCGGGATTTCCAGCATGATTGCGATACAGACTTTCATCAATCTCGGCGGTGTCAGCGGTTTAATTCCGATCACAGGTGTTCCGCTGCCGTTTATCAGCTACGGAGGCTCGTCAATGTTCTTGTTATTAACGAGCGCCGGTATTTTGGTGAATGTGAGTATGCATGTCAAGTACTCGGAAAAGAAGAAAAAGAGGGAACCGATTCCGTCTAAGGGGGTAAAAAGACGGCAGGCGGAAAAAACTGTGTATCTGTAA